The stretch of DNA GCtgaagggaagagaaaagaaaaccacGTCATTGTCATGGGGTTTGAGCTCAGATTGCGCATGGATATGCCACGGGCCACTTgagatgtgtgcatttgtgtgtgagtgtgtgtgtgtgtgtgtgtgtgtgtgtgtgtgtgtgtgtgtgtgtgtgtgtgtgtggctgtgggagTGGGAATATGTCAGCAGAGGTAGGGAAAGCACTGACTGTTGAGGCAGCGCTTCAGTGATGTCACTGCCTGTGGCTAATTGGTTAAAAGAACAATCCTGGCATTCACGGCTCACAATTAGGACAGGCGCGGCGGGAGCCGACACCTGCCGTTTCCTCCGTGGGCGTTGCCACATTGAGAGTCTGCTAAACCGCCACCGAGCGGCAGGAGCCACAGACGTGTGACCTCTCATTTGGGCACGCACTCATCCACGTACCGTTAGGACCTTCTTTCAAGTCATCGCAATCACATAGGGCAAGTGTGTTAGGATTAAAGGACGATGCCGTGttgcatttattttacattatgAATGGAGGCCTTTTGGCAACGACCTGCTTACATGCAGCTTAGCTGCAGGGCATGTCCTCCTCGtttgtaaaaaaatatataaaacataaatgTTTTCTAATTACTATGTCTGTAATTAGTATTATCGATATGTGCTGAAGAGAAGTGGGAGCATCTGACCTGCAGAGCGTGTGCCACGCAGCCACTGGTGTATGTGGAATAGCCAACTGTGTTGAGGGCCTCACGGGCAAACTCTGGGGCGCTCTTCACCAGAGGATTCACACCAATGTGCCGagtcatgtttgtgtgcaccAGGAAGGGAgcaacacactgagagagagagagagagagagagagaaggagtgcatGAATGAATCAATGCATGCATGAGCAAATGAATAGGGAGTTAGAAACAAGTGATTATGGAATTGTTCCTTTAGGAAAATATTGAAGCAATAGCAACAAGCACTATATCTTGTATATACCTGAACTGTGATCCCGCTTGATCTGTACTCGGCATTTAGACATCTTGAGAAATAGGTCACAAAAATCTGAAGGGATATGAAAGGAGAATGAACTAAACTACTCACATACAGATTTGGATTTGACCACTAGGTTTGGGTATCGAGATGTAACCATTATGTAACCATTATCaggtggtgtgtatgtctgttgtcTTCGTCCTTATGATTTGGACATTAACAGCGTATGATAACAGTCTTGGCAGGCATCTTACGAGGTAGGAATCAATGTTTAGTGAGTTTCAAGGACCCAACTTATTTTGAAGACAAAATAAGAACGTAAACAAGTTATGTTTGTTGACATTAGACTTAGTACACTGGATACCGCAACAGGTAAACACAAcatgtgtaatgagtgtgtctgagtttgaTGTACTCTCACCTTAGTAGAATAGTACAACAGGCAAACACAAcatgtgtaatgagtgtgtctgagtttaTGCACTCTCACCTTAGTACAAGAGTACAAAGTCACCATGGGCTGTGGCTGGAAGCCAGCTTCTGAGGACATGTTAATTACAAGTCCTTTCCTCCTGGgaaacatacacagagacatacatatGAATTTTAACAGGAATGTTTCGTATGTATGGAAGTGTAATCCTGTTATCAAAATCATTAGGACTCGAACCTTTCAACCATGCATGGCAGAAGTATCCTGGTCATCTAGGGAGCGAATGAATCGAGAATGGTTATTATATTTATCAAATAACTGATTGATTTTCAGACAGTGTTTGATCAATGACTAACACCCTGTACTCACAGTTTTATAATGTATAAAGACAAGAGTGACTGAAAATAACATTTATTTTCTACGTACCATGACACTCTCAAGGAGGCCCCTAATGCTGCAtggttatatttgtatttgcaaaTAAAGATCTTTTTCAAAAATGGTGTAGGGGAGAATGGGGAATGTTGTCAcacttttcagtttttctcaCAATGCATCATAATGGTGAAaatgttgtatcaaatgaaagacCTCAGTCTTTGGCAAAGCGTTGCATGCTGTCGGTTTAAGTGGACATAAAAGTAACCAATCATAAAAAAAAGGATGCCGCATcagtaaaaaaagacatttgatCTGCCAGAATTATTCAGTCATAATTCTGGCCTCTCGTGAAGTGGCCTACCACCGTGGTCCATTTGTTGCTTCTCACACAGTGAACCCAAGTCTCCTTTGGCCGGCTGTTTGAAAATAGTTCCACACAGACAAGGCAGAAACCCTTGTTCTCATCTGATGATGAGTCGTTTGTATGTTTAATATAATGCAATATTTAACGTGATTCTTTGttgtccttttctttcctaaaCTCAACTAGGacactctcttccctttctgcaCTGGCCTTTTCTTTCCCTGCCCACATAGGAGGAATTTTTAAATGCTGCACCACTGTGCAATAAACCAAAGTAAATGTCCGCTGACCCAGTGATGTTCCCTACCAGTTGCATTTCCAATTCAGGGGAGGAAACCTGCCAGGGCTTTGAGTAGTCAACACAACATGTGACAACTTGCCCCGGGGTCACCGTGACAACGTGCCCCAAACTCCTCAATCTTAagcatcagaacacacactactaacatgTCTAAACACAGAAAAGTAAAACATGTAAATATCCATAGTCAGTTTTACCACATGAAATGTAATATGCTCTagttttactttacttttcagttcagttcagaaaTCACCAGTGTGAGAGCTTACCCCGCTCTCCCCTACTGAAAACGTACATTCACAGACCTGTGCTGTGTCACACTAATGTGGAGTCTCTCTTCAGCTTATGCAGACAGACTGACAATCGGAGAGGTAATATGCGCGCAGAGACCTGAGTGACGGAGAGGACGTTGCAGTTGATCATGTTGGTTATTCTCTAAAGGGAAGCCAAAGCATACGGATTACCTTTAAGGTCCAAGTAAAGGACGACATACAAACTTCCTGTATTAATAAGTCTACTTGCTCCTTAATGATCTCATATACAGTCCAAAAACAAAGTAAATCGGAGCACAGTAGAAGGGATTGTAATTATGCATTGATAAGTTTAAAATTCTTTACGTTGGTGTGAACACAGAGTTAACCGGACAGCTAGAAAGAATAAGCCTCAAACGATGCCAAAGCACAGTGCAACACAGGGCTCATACGTTTTTTATTGTAAGTCTGGGACTTAGCTTTAGCTCACCATACCTGTTCACAGTTAGGGACGTCCAAAAAGTTGGTCAACACTCCACTGTAGTTCATGCCGACATTGTTCACTACAAGACCATAAACAGGAATTAAAAAAGACACCAAAGCACAATCATCTGGTCAAAATGTGTTCGACGGCACACATCTTCTGTCATAACTCAAGTTACCCAGAATGCCGATCTCCAGGTCTTTCAGATCCTCTGTTATTGCAGGGTAGATATGGTGACCTTCTGTGAAGTCTGTCTGAATGACACGGGTCTGACGGCCAAAACGACTCTCTGAAACACAACCACAGGAAATTACCTCAAATAATCTCATCCACTGCACTCTAATTTCCATGTGGACTGTATGAAGGTATGAAGTATGAAGGTCTTCATCATGTTCATCATATGCCTGTCTTATCCAGCCACAAACAgcagaaaaaacacaacatacGTAATAACACACAATTTTGAGAATCAACTTTGTTTTTCAAATTCTTAAATATAAGAAATACGGGTAAATGTCATTATATAACAAACTCTTTGGGAGTAAAATCTCAATAACTCACCTATTTCTGCTGCTACACTCTGAAGCTTCTTCATCGACCGACTAATCAGGACAATGTCCAAGCCTCTTCTTGCTAACTACAAGTGCACAGACACAACTATATCAGCAATGTGACATTGACAATGCAAAACCAAAAAATGATTTGATAGCCAATATAAATGTAAAGCTCATTCCTATGACCGTAGTCTAGCTGTTTTGGTGATCTACTACTCCCCACTATTCTCAATTGTACAATAATACTACCATAATAAGTGACTACCATATAAATAGCACACATGTGCAAGTCAAGTATTAGTGCCTGTATGGATTATTATCAATAACTCACCTCGTGGGCATAGGCTAGACCAATTCCAGAAGTGGCTCCAGTAACAACTGTAAAAATCGAACAACATGGAAGACATATCACAGTGTTGTGAGGCATGATTTAAAATTCATCAATAACTATTTTGTACTTGAAAGTAGACTCATAACACTGTTCCTGAATTTTCACCCTAAATTATCAACcctattctcctcctcctcctctcccatagTACCAGCCCCTGTGATCAGTGGATGTGCCATTATACCATTTCCTGGTTTGCAAGCTCTTTGCAGGCATACTACTGTCTTTTATCCTGCCATTCCAGAGGTTTGAGAGATTCACTCCCCGACCTACTGCATGTGTGCAAATCCAGGTTCAATAATTTATCAGATTTAGCGGCTTCTGCTTAATATTTTCCATTTCGTCAACTCACTTGCCCCTGAAGGGTTCCATAGGTCGGTGTCCTCAGCACAGAGGAAAGGTAATTAGCTCTAAACTTTTAGCCACACATTTACCTCAGGCAGTGGAAACAGCTCTCTATTATAGGagctcacaaaaacaaaaacatgtctgAGCACTGACTGTATAATGATGCGCTGCTCGTTTTCTTTCCCACACGAACAGGAAACAATTATCTCAGAGTAAACAAGTCTCACTTGGCCAACATGATAGATAAACTCCAAGATTGAATAACATAGTACAAAGCTGATTGGCTCAACATGCCGAAGGCTGCTTAACCCTGTAAGGCCCACAGTTGCAAAATTACAACAATCACGTTTAGCTATCCTAAAAAgaaatctgtaaaaaaaaaaaaaaaaattcaagacCACATTCGTATAAACAATGGGTCCTATTGTTTACCCTCGCAATGCAACTGGATTCAAGATTCAAGTAAGTAAAATGCCTTCAGAAAATGTGTGATTATTACGTTGTCTTGAACATGTAGATACTTAGTCAAATTATATTTTAAGCTTGTTATGTCTGAGTTGCAATGCCACAACACCTGGGTGGGGTTGGTAGTCAAATAGCATGTGCTGCTTGTTGCATCAGGCAAAAACAGGTTTTGAATAGGGATgaaccgataccacttttttacaaaccgatacgagtaagagtatttttatttgtgtacttgccgataccgagaaccgataccgatacttcttagatttggtctccatgaaagtgcaattcatttggaggcagattttattttatcctctgcagattatgtcaagcctatagtacaaaattaacagaaggctatcccaagccaaaaataaacagagctttctggtttgaACAAAAAACCAGAAacaacagacaatatcatcacattagacaaaatgcaaattgttaaaaaggctgcttcaccagttgcatccagctgtgcacccccactgtgccggccactcacgggacctggggtccatgaaaggtcatcctatcatttgatcccagagttccgtggggctcgtgcacagtgaaatttcactgaccatttggtcaaacccaacagtttcaaggctccccctcagctcccctatataagcctgacccaccgctggccagtgtgtgggtcaatagaagctggagaggagcattCTCATCAAGGAGTTAACAGAGAATTCTTTTATCAAGGACATTCACGTTCGTCTTGCCGTGCatctttgtgaatgtgagtgtttgtacatAGTATATGTGTGATTTATCGAGTTAGTCTGTTAATATTAGTGTAGATAATATCTTAGTCATTTAGGATAttaatcattcactgtcttgTGTATTTCACTCCGTTACTGCTAATCCACGTGAATGATAGTAACGGagataatggaatgttcaccgttacgcggcacggtgttaAAGTAACATATCCATATTCAGATCATTGCCGTTATATTCATCGTGTGTATAATATAGTTATGCTTGTTGTATATATCATTGttaatattgtatatttgttatTCATGTCATTCTATAGAAACCACGGTCATTCACTGATAACTCAATTCACGGATCATTGTTAATTACACCGTTCATCATTCCGTATTCAACCACAACgtcatgtcttcacttcgtgtgtgtgtgcaataaaccagacctcattggaacattggcatccgttattgttctgaccggacaaacctgtggcgattgtcacttattcattacaccagcatacagtccttttgggtttcattccatcaatatcaccctattttatacaaatataaccagataaaggcaattcaatttgctgcatatttaacaacacagtctgcttaacaaaaagtgaacagaactattactggattagcacaaaagcacatttcagttacaaaaggatcaaaagagtctcctgctcaagtacacaaacaatcacttaacctatgtggcactatttctctctacctctttctctctctgtgtgtgcgttttttttcttttgcaagacatCAGTTAAAATTGGTTGCTTcagtcttgcgccactagcatcagtgaactctgtgtacttagcactatggtgcgtcttcagatgtttaatcaaattgcttgtgttaaacaaagtactttcctttccgcccctcgacaccgtagtagtgcagatcttacactgtgccttactcctgtcgtcgtcatttatcttaaaatgagcccaaatcgccgttaaggcagcacaacggaattgctaatcgctaatgagatgctagcggctaaatttagcgaaacctgttgtcggtagggaaaacgtatggctaaggaatgtgtattaaaaccggatgtcgtcactttaatccggtctctggttggatacaacttttcaacagaaatggacaaggacctttactttttagttgagaagttgtgttgatcgcctgacatgcaaacgatcggttttctttaaattattattatttttgtgaagttatacggcttatgtgaataaagctatctacacaactttttatatgtctacattgactcggttagttgttcatgtggtacacgtaggtcttaactgaagctaacgcttagaccaacaatccattggaacatatagtagctagctagcctcgctgctaataagtctaacgttagcatgctgatatgaatagacccattatagtcaggtggcttaatgctcaattgacttgttaaccgaacttttacgaagtcatacaactaaacacacaagtgacttgttaacctatgtctacattgactcggttagttgttcatgtggtacacgaatgttgcagagtattgcaGGACTTAtagccaccataaccacggatgccctgtgctgcaggagcatctccttcgatgattttgcctcatttgaatatcatgccatagttctaaagtgccagcctcctgttctgacagtaactgtgtataggccacccaagcaatgtcccacttttctaacagacttttcagaactactctccattatacacacaaactacgataagattattatcactggtgattttaacatacatgttgataatgggaacgactcaaaggcccgggattttatgaatctcttgaattccatggactttacacaacacatcactgaacccactcacaaccgtggccacacccttgatctagttattacaaagggtcttacaactgttatatcgtctatctgtgaccttgctctttctgaccacttttgtattttctttacagcactggtacctaaagttagaaatagtgctgaatgttttattaagaaacgctatcttaactctgcagcagctgagaatttcaaagtaatgatgaacataactagtgcaaaaaacccagatacggggccatcatgtgttaatgatctagtaactactctaaatacaaaattaaggacagcacttgactctgtagcaccattgaaacaaaaaaaggttttagccaaacaaaaagctccatggagaaatgaggaaattattaaacttaagagatcctgcagaaggtctgagcgtacatggagaaagaccaagctacaggtccaccttgatatctttaaggataaactttcagtctttaataaagcaataagaaatgctaggaaggatcatttctctaatttgatatctacaaattctaacaattccagggtcctcttttcaacaatagacagccttataaatcctgcacctaaagtagatgatagtctcttttccacctccaaatgtgaggaatttgcagcattcttcagagataagataacgaacattaggaaaaatattgctcaagaaattccaaatgtcttgttttctgatccccttccaccatgctgtaacagtatgagcttttttgcactggctgatatagaaatgctgagcaaagtagtgtcacaactgaagccgtctacatgccctcttgatccccttcccaccaaattttttaagaccatctttgactctgtgtctaaggacattctagccattataaactgttccctgcttacaggtattttcccatcagaacttaaaactgccctggtgagacccctcctgaagaaaagcaatttagactcttcagttctaaacaattttagacccatctctaaccttccctttctaagcaaaatcctggaaaaaattgtctttaaacagttaaataatttcctagatgctaactgtgcatttgacaccttccaatctggttttcgctccaatcatagcacagaaacggcattagtcaaggttgtaaatgatctcaggattaatgctgactccaaaaaactatctgtcttggcccttctggatctgagcgcagcctttgatactgttgatcacaatatccttattgatagacttgaaaattgggttggcctcactggtctggtcctaaactggtttaggacctatctaactggccgggaatactttgtcgccctcggagaccacagctcaaaaaacatttgtat from Clupea harengus chromosome 8, Ch_v2.0.2, whole genome shotgun sequence encodes:
- the hsd20b2 gene encoding hydroxysteroid (20-beta) dehydrogenase 2, which produces MSQRTVQDPHILTDMDLTANVGLSVESLVLVVGYITLLYYLLNWSWKCWCGFKVYIQSEFWQVDLRAYGQWAVVTGATSGIGLAYAHELARRGLDIVLISRSMKKLQSVAAEIESRFGRQTRVIQTDFTEGHHIYPAITEDLKDLEIGILVNNVGMNYSGVLTNFLDVPNCEQRITNMINCNVLSVTQMTRILLPCMVERRKGLVINMSSEAGFQPQPMVTLYSCTKIFVTYFSRCLNAEYRSSGITVQCVAPFLVHTNMTRHIGVNPLVKSAPEFAREALNTVGYSTYTSGCVAHALQHIALSTFFPDWVRLSSFCVGHLEDYAVGVRQQLKESMAEHPYKED